The Microcystis aeruginosa NIES-843 sequence GTCGCAATTTAAACCAAGAGGTCAAAAATGGCAAAATTGACCCTGTAATCGGTAGAGAGCCAGAAATCGAGCGAGTTGTCCAAATTTTAGGCCGTCGTACCAAAAGTAACCCGATTTTACTGGGTGAGCCGGGGGTGGGCAAAACAGCGATCGCTGAAGGGTTAGCACAACGCATCCATAATGGCGATATTCCCGAACTTTTGCAGGATAAACAGGTAATTGCCCTCGATATGGGGTCTTTACTGGCGGGAACCCGTTTTCGCGGCGATTTTGAGGAACGTTTAAAGGGTATCGTGGAGGAAGTTCGCAAATCGGGCAATATTATCCTGTTTATCGATGAAATTCACACTCTTGTGGGTGCTGGTAGCATGGGAGGAGCCATGGATGCTTCTAACTTGCTTAAACCTGCTTTAGCTCGCGGGGAGTTACAGTGTTTAGGGGCAACAACTCTCGATGAGTATAAACGGCATATTGAGCGAGATGCGGCTCTAGAAAGACGTTTTCAGCCAGTTATGGTGGGAGAACCAACTAAAGAGCAGGCGATCGAGATTTTACGCGGTTTAAAAGCCACCTACGAGGATTTCCATCAGGTAAAATACGATCAAAAAGCGATCGAAGCTGCCGTTAATCTATCCTCGCGCTATATCAATGATCGCTTTTTACCGGACAAAGCGATCGATCTTCTCGATGAAGCGGGATCCCGCACCCATCTACGCTATTCCCTGCAAAGTACAAGTCCTGCGGAGGTTAGGGAAGAATCACCCCTAATTAACCCCGAATCTTTAATTCCAGTGGTGGATGCGGAGGAAATCGCCCAAATTGTCGCCGCTTGGACAGGTATTCCCGTTACCCAATTAACTGAAACTGAGTCGGAATCGCTCTTAAATCTGGAATGTCAACTGCACGAGCGGATTATTGGCCAACAGGAGGCAGTGAATGCCGTTTCTCGTGCTATTCGTCGAGCGCGAGTAAATTTAAAGAATCCTAACCGTCCGATTGCCTCGTTTATTTTTGCCGGTCCCACGGGAGTCGGTAAAACTGAATTAACGAAAGCCTTAGCTAAGTTGCTCTTTGGCTCGGAATCCAGTATGATTCGCCTAGATATGTCGGAATTTATGGAATCCCACACGGTTTCTAAATTAATTGGTGCGCCTCCCGGATACATCGGTTACAATGAAGGCGGTCAGTTAACGGAAGCAGTGCGTCGTCAACCCTATAGAGTGGTCTTGTTTGACGAAATCGAGAAAGCACATCCCGATGTTTTTAATCTTCTCCTGCAACTGTTAGAAGATGGTCATTTGACCGATTCCCAAGGTCGTCGGGTGGACTTTAAGAATACCCTAATTATCATGACCTCGAATATTGGCTCAAAAGTCATCGAAAAAGGCGGTAATAGCTTAGGATTCGAGATTGCTGACGATTTTGCTCAATCGCGCTACCAACAGATTTCTAATCGGGTGACAGAGGAGTTAAAACAATATTTCCGTCCCGAATTTCTCAACCGTCTCGATGAAATCATTGTTTTCCGACAGTTAACTCGCGAAGAAGTTACCCAGATTGCCGATATTCTGATCGCGGATCTAGCCAAACAATTGACAGAAAAAGGCATTTCTGTGGAAGTTACCGCCGCTTTTAAGGATTTGGTCATCAATGAGGGTTATGATCCTAGCTACGGTGCGCGGCCTTTACGTCGTGCTTTAACTCGACGCTTAGAGGATAGTTTAGCGGTCGCGATGTTATCGGGAAAAGTCAATTCTGGAGACCATGCGATATTAGATGTAACTGCTGAAGCTGTGGTGACAGTCTCTAGTCATCAGCGCTCTGAGCAAAGCGATATTCTCTCGCAATTACAGTTACAACCAGTGGGTTAATCCCCTCAAAAATTGCTTTTTTCGGGGTTGAAACATTTTCAACCCCGATTTTTATCATCTAAGTAGCTGGTTATAATTAAATTAAAAATGGATTTTAGGTTCGATCCCCCCTGCCCTCCTTGATAAGGTAGGGTTGATTCATGAATCAACCCTACTATTTAGGGAACCAGCGTTCTTGAATTTGATTAATCGCCCAGCTTAAAATCGCCCCCGCAATTAAAATACTAATAGCAGGATTGAATAGGGGCAGCCAAAGACGCTGAAAAAGTTTAAATCCTAGGGGAATTCCCGTGGATTCACCGATAACAGCCACGGCAAACCAGAGAAAGCCCGCTATTACTAAAAACACATCAAATATTAAGATTCTATTCAACCACTTGACAAATTGCTCTTTCATTGCCTTAAAAACTTAGGTTATTTAACAGTTTATTCACGAAAAAGTATAGCACTGTCACCTTAATCCCAAGCTCTCCAGAGCCAAGCGAGTCCGGCAGTAATGATTAAAACTTTAGTTAACCAATCTCCCCAGCGCACATATAAAGTTCTCGTATCCCGTCGATAAATTGTTTCGCTATGGATTTGATATTTATCTAAATCCGATAGCCAAAGGTGATTACCGTGGGGATCGACAAAAGCAGAATAACCTGTATTGGTGGCCCGGGCCATCCATCGATCGGTTTCGATCGCTCGCATGGTATCCTGAGCATGGTGTTGAGCGGGCATGGCGTGGCTATAATGGGCGTTATTAGAAGCAGTAATAATAAATTCGCCTCCCCTAGCAGTTTGACGGCGAAAATGTTCGGAAAAAGCCGACTCGTAACAAATGCCCACAATTATTTGACCGAAAGGGCTGTCAATAATTTGATCAGGATTTCCCTGGATTAAATGCGCTTGCAAGGGAGAAAGGCGATCAACAATTCCGCCCAAAATTTCCTGAAAAGGAACGTATTCGCCTAAAGGCACGAGAATTACTTTATCATACCGACTAATCACCTGTCCCTCGCCATCAATGGTCAAGAGACTATTGTTATAACCCTTGTCCACCTTGCCAAATGCACCTAACCAGATCGGCGTTTTTTTGGCTAAAATTGCCGAATAAATCGAGCTATTATTGACTAAGTTCTCCCAATAGTAGGGTAAGGCCGTTTCAGGAGTTAAGACGGCATCTACTCCTCGATCGGCGAGAATTTGATAACCAGAGGTGTAACCTTCGAGCGCCTTTTGAAATCCCAGGGGCGAAAGTTTAATCGTGTTGGCAATATTGCCCTGAATGACGCCAATTTTTATCCCTAAATCCCTTGACTTTTCGATCGGTTTATGGTAAACATTCCATCCCCAGAGATGGAGGCTAAAACAAATGAGGAGGGGTAAAGAGAGAAAAGCGAGATTTTGCCGCGATTGACGGATTAGGAGCAAGCTTTCGGCGATTAAACCGTTAACTGCCACAATTGCCGCCGTTACCGTCGTAAAACCCGATAATTTGCCCAATTGCAGAATCAATAAATTATGGGGACTTTGACTATAAGCAAGGGTAGTCCACCAGAGAGGGGATTGACTCCAGAGAGATTCTAACCCACACCAGAGGGCAGTACCGATGAAAACCCGTAGGAGGGCATCCCGAAAAGATGACTGATTAACACTTTTGTTGACATAAAACATGACTAACGTCCAAGTTAGCACGATCGCCGTTCCCCAAAAAGTAATAAACAACCAACAAAACAGGGCAATTAACAAACTCGCTAACCAGGGGACACCCATCCACGTCATCGGGTGAATTCCCGTGATCCAGAATAAAGCGAGGCCATGGTAGGCAAAACCCCAGCCAAA is a genomic window containing:
- a CDS encoding ATP-dependent Clp protease ATP-binding subunit, with protein sequence MFEYFNQKAIKAVMFAQEEARRTGHSVVGTEHLLLGLIGEATATAALILKDLKVTLHESRRLIEGMTGRGTGYSPVNIPFTPKAKKMFEQAFQEARQLGENAIATEHLLLAITSDPESLAAKILIMQGVDLIKLRGLLIKNAGEKVASGRFTAKSDYEDQKNAPQGGILAQYGRNLNQEVKNGKIDPVIGREPEIERVVQILGRRTKSNPILLGEPGVGKTAIAEGLAQRIHNGDIPELLQDKQVIALDMGSLLAGTRFRGDFEERLKGIVEEVRKSGNIILFIDEIHTLVGAGSMGGAMDASNLLKPALARGELQCLGATTLDEYKRHIERDAALERRFQPVMVGEPTKEQAIEILRGLKATYEDFHQVKYDQKAIEAAVNLSSRYINDRFLPDKAIDLLDEAGSRTHLRYSLQSTSPAEVREESPLINPESLIPVVDAEEIAQIVAAWTGIPVTQLTETESESLLNLECQLHERIIGQQEAVNAVSRAIRRARVNLKNPNRPIASFIFAGPTGVGKTELTKALAKLLFGSESSMIRLDMSEFMESHTVSKLIGAPPGYIGYNEGGQLTEAVRRQPYRVVLFDEIEKAHPDVFNLLLQLLEDGHLTDSQGRRVDFKNTLIIMTSNIGSKVIEKGGNSLGFEIADDFAQSRYQQISNRVTEELKQYFRPEFLNRLDEIIVFRQLTREEVTQIADILIADLAKQLTEKGISVEVTAAFKDLVINEGYDPSYGARPLRRALTRRLEDSLAVAMLSGKVNSGDHAILDVTAEAVVTVSSHQRSEQSDILSQLQLQPVG
- the lnt gene encoding apolipoprotein N-acyltransferase, coding for MVRFLWAILAGVGMGLTVAPVSWWLLAWISLVPLWIVVRLAEKSLKKPLLYGFGWGFAYHGLALFWITGIHPMTWMGVPWLASLLIALFCWLFITFWGTAIVLTWTLVMFYVNKSVNQSSFRDALLRVFIGTALWCGLESLWSQSPLWWTTLAYSQSPHNLLILQLGKLSGFTTVTAAIVAVNGLIAESLLLIRQSRQNLAFLSLPLLICFSLHLWGWNVYHKPIEKSRDLGIKIGVIQGNIANTIKLSPLGFQKALEGYTSGYQILADRGVDAVLTPETALPYYWENLVNNSSIYSAILAKKTPIWLGAFGKVDKGYNNSLLTIDGEGQVISRYDKVILVPLGEYVPFQEILGGIVDRLSPLQAHLIQGNPDQIIDSPFGQIIVGICYESAFSEHFRRQTARGGEFIITASNNAHYSHAMPAQHHAQDTMRAIETDRWMARATNTGYSAFVDPHGNHLWLSDLDKYQIHSETIYRRDTRTLYVRWGDWLTKVLIITAGLAWLWRAWD